A portion of the Pseudomonas sp. GR 6-02 genome contains these proteins:
- a CDS encoding hotdog family protein has protein sequence MITWPLAELLPHAGDMILIDQILSFDDEQIYTRLTVKPGGLFNRPDGSLPAWVGIELMAQSVAAYAGCHARQKGNAVELGFLLGSRKFECNVEHFPAGTELTIHGIRSLEDDNGMGVFECHITAPGIHATARLNVFRPPQAAQYLHESQGVE, from the coding sequence ATGATTACCTGGCCGCTCGCCGAATTGCTGCCCCATGCCGGCGACATGATCCTCATCGATCAGATCCTGTCGTTCGACGACGAGCAGATCTATACCCGACTCACCGTCAAACCCGGCGGCCTGTTCAATCGCCCCGACGGCAGTCTGCCGGCCTGGGTCGGCATCGAGCTGATGGCCCAGAGCGTCGCCGCTTATGCCGGTTGCCATGCGCGCCAGAAAGGCAATGCGGTGGAACTGGGCTTCCTGCTCGGCAGCCGCAAATTCGAATGCAACGTGGAACACTTCCCCGCCGGCACCGAGCTGACTATCCACGGGATACGCTCGCTGGAAGACGATAACGGCATGGGCGTATTCGAATGCCACATCACCGCCCCCGGCATCCACGCGACCGCTCGGTTGAACGTGTTCCGCCCGCCTCAAGCCGCTCAATATCTGCATGAATCCCAAGGAGTCGAGTGA
- a CDS encoding DUF3261 domain-containing protein, with product MIRLLLLGCVLLLSACASQTPLPERTPNLALPLQLHIERQMAEQRQDWLLVIQREGPGIRWSMMDPLGIPVARQKLIDGQWQADGLLPPNPEARELFAALLFALTPEGELHGNYPAARQHDGQRSLSARWNIRYSQPSLSQPPSFELNVSQGPHYRVTPLGENTP from the coding sequence ATGATCCGCTTGCTGCTTCTGGGTTGTGTCCTGCTGCTGAGCGCCTGCGCCAGCCAGACGCCGCTGCCCGAGCGAACCCCGAACCTGGCGTTGCCACTGCAACTGCATATCGAACGGCAGATGGCCGAGCAGCGTCAGGACTGGCTCCTGGTGATCCAGCGTGAAGGCCCGGGCATTCGCTGGTCGATGATGGACCCGTTGGGGATTCCCGTGGCACGACAGAAACTGATCGATGGCCAATGGCAAGCCGACGGTCTGCTACCACCCAATCCGGAAGCCCGGGAGCTGTTCGCCGCCCTGTTGTTTGCATTGACCCCCGAAGGCGAGTTGCACGGCAACTATCCCGCCGCCCGACAGCATGACGGGCAACGGTCATTGTCAGCGCGCTGGAATATCCGCTATTCACAACCAAGTCTTTCGCAACCACCGAGCTTTGAATTGAACGTGTCCCAAGGCCCGCATTATCGCGTCACCCCGTTAGGCGAAAACACGCCATGA
- a CDS encoding beta-ketoacyl-[acyl-carrier-protein] synthase family protein: MTAYLNALGVICALGRDKQEVARNLFAGDCSGIRNEAGWVAERSLPVAAVRGELAPIPAELAHQSSRNNQLLLEAALQIRQDIEQAIQTYGRDRIGVILGTSTSGIDEASRGLAHYIREHHFPADYDYQQQELGAPATFLADWLQLSGPAYVISTACTSSARALMSAQRLLDLGMCDAVLCGGVDSLCKLTLNGFSALEAVSEQRCNPFSANRNGINIGEAAVLFLMSKTAGSSQPIALLGSGASSDAHHISAPEPTGRGARQAMHKALSRAGLQPQQISYLNLHGTATQHNDAMESLAVTALFPQGVPCSSTKPMTGHTLGAAGALEAAFCWLSLSADNHEHALPPHVWDGQPDPELPALHWVTPTDHLTSIAPRYLMSNSFAFGGNNVSLIIGDAS; encoded by the coding sequence ATGACCGCTTACCTGAATGCCCTCGGGGTAATCTGCGCCCTCGGCCGCGACAAGCAGGAAGTCGCCCGCAACCTGTTTGCCGGCGATTGCTCGGGCATACGCAACGAGGCCGGCTGGGTCGCGGAGCGCTCGTTGCCAGTGGCGGCGGTGCGTGGTGAGCTGGCACCGATTCCGGCTGAGCTGGCTCATCAAAGCAGTCGCAACAACCAATTGCTGCTGGAGGCCGCGCTGCAAATTCGCCAAGACATCGAGCAGGCGATCCAGACCTACGGCCGCGACCGTATCGGCGTCATTCTGGGCACCAGCACCTCAGGCATCGACGAAGCCAGCCGCGGCCTGGCCCATTACATCCGCGAACATCACTTCCCGGCCGATTATGACTATCAGCAGCAAGAGCTCGGCGCTCCGGCGACGTTTCTCGCCGACTGGCTGCAATTGAGCGGCCCGGCCTATGTGATCTCCACCGCCTGCACCTCCAGCGCCCGCGCGCTGATGAGTGCCCAGCGGCTGCTCGACCTGGGCATGTGCGATGCCGTGTTGTGCGGTGGTGTCGACAGCTTGTGCAAGCTGACCCTCAACGGTTTCTCGGCCCTGGAAGCGGTGTCCGAGCAACGCTGCAACCCGTTTTCGGCGAACCGCAACGGCATCAATATCGGCGAAGCCGCGGTGCTGTTCCTGATGAGCAAAACCGCCGGCAGCAGCCAACCGATTGCTTTGCTCGGCAGTGGCGCCAGCTCCGATGCACACCATATTTCCGCGCCGGAACCCACCGGCCGTGGCGCCCGGCAAGCCATGCACAAAGCCTTGAGCCGCGCAGGCCTGCAACCCCAACAGATCAGCTATCTGAACCTGCACGGCACCGCCACCCAACACAATGACGCCATGGAAAGCCTGGCTGTGACGGCGCTGTTTCCACAAGGCGTGCCTTGCTCATCGACCAAACCGATGACCGGCCATACCCTCGGCGCCGCTGGTGCCCTGGAAGCGGCGTTCTGCTGGTTGAGCCTGAGCGCGGATAACCACGAGCATGCCCTGCCGCCCCATGTCTGGGACGGGCAGCCCGACCCCGAGTTGCCGGCGTTGCATTGGGTGACCCCGACCGACCACCTGACGTCCATTGCACCCCGCTACCTAATGAGTAATTCCTTTGCCTTTGGTGGCAATAACGTCAGCCTGATTATCGGAGACGCCTCATGA